Proteins from one Deinococcus sp. AB2017081 genomic window:
- a CDS encoding tetratricopeptide repeat protein: MDGMQRGWNLIAQDDYAAAEQSFRAVLADPETINTQRYEARFGLGYCLAHTGNVDDARDIYTQLRHEARAGASALPEHVVLHQIGMVERLAGDWEAAARCFQEERTMIEGLGNDPLAVAINAYELGFVALHLGHTEESKTHFEESLESAWRTTDSITLGCAHRGLGDWHAKYGERSEALRHWAAAERAFTSAGADSAVQDIQERWTRHAEP, encoded by the coding sequence ATGGACGGGATGCAACGCGGCTGGAACCTCATTGCCCAGGACGACTATGCCGCCGCCGAACAATCGTTCCGTGCTGTCCTGGCCGACCCGGAAACCATCAATACTCAGCGGTACGAGGCGCGTTTCGGCCTGGGCTATTGCCTGGCACATACCGGAAACGTCGACGACGCCAGAGATATCTACACGCAGCTCCGGCACGAGGCCAGGGCGGGCGCGTCTGCTCTGCCCGAACACGTCGTCCTGCACCAGATCGGCATGGTCGAGCGCCTGGCAGGCGACTGGGAAGCTGCCGCGCGGTGTTTTCAGGAGGAGCGCACCATGATCGAAGGCCTCGGAAACGATCCGCTGGCCGTGGCGATCAACGCCTACGAGTTGGGGTTCGTCGCCCTGCACCTGGGACACACGGAAGAATCGAAAACACACTTCGAGGAGTCGCTCGAATCCGCCTGGCGCACCACCGATTCCATCACCCTGGGCTGTGCCCATCGTGGTCTGGGCGACTGGCACGCGAAGTATGGCGAGCGTTCAGAGGCGCTGAGGCACTGGGCCGCCGCAGAACGGGCCTTCACGTCTGCTGGCGCAGACAGCGCAGTTCAGGACATTCAGGAGCGGTGGACACGTCACGCCGAGCCATGA